In a genomic window of Coregonus clupeaformis isolate EN_2021a unplaced genomic scaffold, ASM2061545v1 scaf1304, whole genome shotgun sequence:
- the LOC121562077 gene encoding cysteine-rich protein 1-like isoform X1, translating into MVGYCPICGKPVYFGEKKRSLGRDYHPLCLKCQQCQRQLTPGQHAEHDEKPYCTNCYMKTFGPRAGKGRMMSYGHSSASSSSSSS; encoded by the exons ATGGTGGGCTACTGTCCCATCTGTGGGAAACCCGTCTACTTTG gtgagaagaagaggTCGTTGGGGCGTGACTACCACCCTCTGTGTCTGAAGTGTCAACAGTGTCAGAGACAGTTGACCCCAGGACAACATGcagag catgatgaGAAGCCCTACTGCACTAACTGTTACATGAAGACGTTCGGTCCCAGAG caggTAAGGGGAGAATGATGTCATACGGTCACAGctcagcctcctcttcctcttcctcctcctag
- the LOC121562077 gene encoding cysteine-rich protein 1-like isoform X2, giving the protein MVGYCPICGKPVYFGEKKRSLGRDYHPLCLKCQQCQRQLTPGQHAEHDEKPYCTNCYMKTFGPRGKGRMMSYGHSSASSSSSSS; this is encoded by the exons ATGGTGGGCTACTGTCCCATCTGTGGGAAACCCGTCTACTTTG gtgagaagaagaggTCGTTGGGGCGTGACTACCACCCTCTGTGTCTGAAGTGTCAACAGTGTCAGAGACAGTTGACCCCAGGACAACATGcagag catgatgaGAAGCCCTACTGCACTAACTGTTACATGAAGACGTTCGGTCCCAGAG gTAAGGGGAGAATGATGTCATACGGTCACAGctcagcctcctcttcctcttcctcctcctag